One Methylosarcina fibrata AML-C10 DNA segment encodes these proteins:
- a CDS encoding inorganic pyrophosphatase encodes MNNYHYRAHPWHGISAGDNTPSIVTAFIEIVPTDTVKYEIDKQSGFLKIDRPQKFSNMVPTLYGFIPRTCCGSKVAEFAALKSGKRDIKGDGDPLDICVLSERSVTHGDIILQAIPVGGFRLLDNGEADDKIIAVMKGDEFYRQWTDVSDCPTSYINRLMHYFLTYKNLPGEKPTCEITDVYGRAEAHEVIIRSMQDYMSLFNGLSDL; translated from the coding sequence ATGAACAATTATCATTATAGAGCCCATCCCTGGCACGGCATCAGCGCGGGCGACAATACGCCGTCCATTGTCACCGCCTTTATCGAAATCGTGCCGACCGATACCGTCAAATACGAAATCGACAAACAGAGCGGTTTTTTAAAAATCGACCGCCCGCAAAAGTTTTCCAACATGGTGCCGACCTTGTACGGGTTCATTCCGAGAACCTGCTGCGGCAGCAAGGTGGCCGAATTCGCCGCGTTGAAATCCGGCAAAAGGGACATCAAGGGCGACGGCGACCCCCTGGACATCTGTGTTCTGAGCGAACGCAGCGTCACCCACGGCGACATCATCCTGCAGGCGATTCCGGTGGGCGGCTTCCGGCTGCTCGACAACGGCGAAGCCGACGACAAGATTATTGCGGTAATGAAAGGGGACGAGTTTTACCGGCAATGGACCGACGTGTCGGACTGTCCGACTTCCTACATCAATCGGCTGATGCACTATTTTTTGACCTATAAAAATCTGCCTGGCGAGAAACCCACCTGCGAAATAACCGATGTGTATGGGCGGGCCGAAGCGCATGAGGTCATCATCCGTTCGATGCAGGATTACATGAGCCTTTTTAACGGCTTGTCGGATTTATGA
- the thyA gene encoding thymidylate synthase, with amino-acid sequence MKQYLQLLEKVLTEGTLKGDRTGSGTLSIFGHQMRFPLAEGFPLVTTKKIHVKSVIHELLWFLQGDTNLAYLHRHGVSIWDEWADGFGELGPIYGRQWRSWPAPDGRAIDQLQQVVEQLKTTPNSRRMIVSAWNVADLPDEKLSPKANVDRGKMALAPCHALFQFYVADGRLSCQLYQRSCDTFLGVPFNIASYALLTHMAAQQAGLDVGDFIWTGGDVHLYLNHLDQARLQLTRAPHALPVLRLKRKPDSLFDYRYEDFEFINYRAHDPIKAPISV; translated from the coding sequence ATGAAACAGTACTTGCAACTCCTGGAAAAAGTTCTGACGGAAGGAACTCTCAAAGGCGACCGGACCGGGAGCGGCACTTTGTCGATCTTCGGCCACCAGATGCGGTTTCCGCTGGCGGAAGGTTTTCCTCTGGTCACCACCAAAAAGATTCATGTAAAATCGGTTATCCATGAGTTGTTGTGGTTTTTGCAGGGCGACACCAATCTGGCCTATCTGCATCGGCATGGAGTCAGCATCTGGGACGAATGGGCCGACGGCTTCGGCGAACTGGGGCCGATCTACGGCCGTCAATGGCGGTCCTGGCCGGCTCCCGACGGACGTGCGATCGACCAGTTGCAGCAGGTGGTCGAACAGCTCAAAACCACGCCGAACAGCCGGCGAATGATCGTATCGGCCTGGAACGTTGCCGATCTGCCGGACGAAAAACTGAGCCCCAAGGCCAACGTGGATCGGGGCAAGATGGCCCTGGCGCCCTGCCACGCCCTGTTTCAGTTCTACGTGGCGGACGGCAGGTTGTCCTGCCAGCTTTACCAGCGCAGTTGCGACACGTTTCTGGGCGTGCCGTTCAACATCGCCAGCTATGCCTTATTGACCCACATGGCCGCGCAGCAGGCCGGCCTGGACGTGGGGGACTTTATCTGGACGGGGGGCGACGTGCATTTGTATTTGAATCATCTGGACCAGGCCAGGTTGCAACTGACCCGCGCACCGCATGCATTGCCGGTATTGAGGCTGAAACGCAAACCGGATTCGCTGTTCGATTACCGGTACGAAGATTTCGAATTCATAAACTATCGGGCGCACGATCCGATCAAGGCCCCCATCTCGGTGTAG
- the lgt gene encoding prolipoprotein diacylglyceryl transferase codes for MLTYPQIDPIAISIGPLKVHWYGLMYLLGFAAVWILGQYRARQPWSPIKPEAIEDLVTYGALGVILGGRIGYIVFYNFAEFLRDPLVLFKIWQGGMSFHGGMLGVFVAMWLFSKKQNCTMLQLTDLIAPLAPIGLGAGRIGNFINSELWGRTTDVPWAMVFPNGGPLPRHPSQLYEAFLEGVVLFAILWTYTARPRPAMAPTGMGLFFYGCFRFFVEFFRMPDAQIGYLALQWVTMGQILSLPMIVIGALMFYFAHKKAA; via the coding sequence ATGCTAACTTATCCGCAAATCGATCCCATTGCGATCAGCATCGGGCCACTTAAAGTCCACTGGTACGGTTTGATGTATTTGCTGGGTTTTGCCGCGGTCTGGATTTTAGGGCAGTATCGGGCCAGGCAGCCCTGGTCTCCGATAAAACCGGAAGCCATCGAAGACTTGGTGACTTACGGCGCTTTGGGCGTTATTCTGGGAGGAAGGATCGGTTATATCGTGTTTTACAATTTTGCCGAATTTCTGCGCGATCCTCTCGTACTTTTCAAAATATGGCAGGGCGGCATGTCTTTTCATGGCGGCATGCTGGGCGTATTCGTGGCCATGTGGCTCTTCAGCAAAAAGCAGAACTGCACCATGCTGCAACTGACCGACCTCATTGCGCCGTTGGCGCCGATCGGCTTGGGCGCAGGCCGCATCGGCAACTTCATCAATTCCGAACTGTGGGGGCGAACGACCGACGTGCCCTGGGCCATGGTGTTTCCAAACGGCGGTCCCTTGCCTCGCCATCCTTCGCAGCTTTACGAAGCCTTTTTAGAAGGCGTGGTGCTGTTTGCGATACTCTGGACTTATACCGCCAGGCCGAGGCCGGCGATGGCGCCGACCGGAATGGGTTTGTTTTTTTACGGCTGTTTCCGGTTTTTTGTCGAATTTTTCCGAATGCCCGATGCGCAAATCGGTTATCTGGCGTTGCAATGGGTGACCATGGGGCAGATCCTGTCCCTGCCGATGATCGTGATCGGAGCCTTGATGTTTTATTTTGCGCATAAAAAAGCGGCATGA